From a single Oreochromis niloticus isolate F11D_XX unplaced genomic scaffold, O_niloticus_UMD_NMBU tig00000666_pilon, whole genome shotgun sequence genomic region:
- the LOC109194421 gene encoding zinc finger protein 335-like — protein sequence MTGDNQVTEVQYIISQDGVQHLLPQEYVVVADGNHIQMPDGQIIQYEHDRTIVQEQQIAVSHDGQIQYLPVSSDQQIVNAEDLEAAAHSAVTAVADAAMTQTQTVYTEATPEQLEELQQQGIHYDVITFSNE from the exons ATGACAGGAGACAACCAGGTTACTGAG GTTCAGTATATCATCTCACAGGATGGAGTTCAACACTTACTTCCTCAAGAGTATGTAGTAGTAGCTGATGGCAACCACATACAG ATGCCAGACGGACAGATAATCCAGTACGAACATGACAGAACCATTGTTCAGGAGCAACAG ATTGCTGTAAGTCACGACGGTCAGATCCAGTACCTACCTGTCAGCTCTGATCAACAAATCGTGAATGCTGAAGATTTGGAGGCTGCTGCCCACTCTGCTGTCACAG CCGTAGCAGACGCGGCCATGACACAGACCCAGACAGTCTACACTGAGGCTACACCTGAGCAACTGGAAGAGCTGCAGCAACAGGGCATCCACTATGATGTCATTACTTTCTCCAATGAATAG